The following proteins come from a genomic window of Falco cherrug isolate bFalChe1 chromosome Z, bFalChe1.pri, whole genome shotgun sequence:
- the CZH5orf63 gene encoding glutaredoxin-like protein C5orf63 homolog: MVLCFLSRTLQLASHLSSPLGRQLCSASTNKPVLTLFTKKPCPLCDEAKEVLEPYKRRFILQEVDITLPENSAWFDEYKYDIPVFHLNGKFLMKHQVDIQKFEDQLMKLELQNDGNQ, translated from the exons atggtgctgtgttttctgagcAGAACATTGCAACTAGCAAGTCATTTATCCAGTCCGCTGGGGAGACAACTCTGTTCAGCCAGCACAAATAAGCCAGTGCTGACTTTATTCACCAAG aaaccATGCCCTCTATGTGATGAAGCAAAAGAGGTGCTTGAGCCATATAAGAGAAGG TTTATCTTGCAAGAAGTGGATATTACCCTTCCAGAGAACTCAGCATGGTTTGATGAATATAAATATGACAtacctgtttttcatttaaatgggAAGTTCCTGATGAAGCATCAAGTAGACATTCAAAAGTTTGAGGACCAGCTTATGAAGCTGGAGTTGCAAAATGATGGAAACCAGtga